From Sinorhizobium sp. B11:
ATTGTCCCGACCGACGAAGGCCGTCATCGGCCCACCATAATCGGTCGTCGCAATCACATCGCCGGCATTCTCGGCTGCCAGATGGTAGGAGTGCACGAAATAGGCGTGCAGGCCATCGGGCCCCGTCGGAATGCCGTCGAAAAGCGGATGCTCATATTTCAGATTGAGCGTGTTCCAGCCGATCTGCGGGATTTTCAGCTCGGGATCGGCAGGCGTCATCTCGACGACGTCACCCGGAATCCAGCCGAAACCCTGCGTCACCGTCTTTTCGAGCCCGCGCGAAGACATGAGCTGCATGCCGACGCAAATCCCGAGGAAAGGCTGCGCCCTCTTCTCGACAGCCTCAAGCAAAGCTTCCGTCATGCCGGGCACGGCATCGAGCCCGCGGCGGCAATCGGCATAGGCGCCGACACCGGGAAGCACGATCCGATCGGCGGCGGCAACGATCTCGGCCTTGTCGGTCAGATTAATCTCGGCCTCGATGCCGGCTTCGCGGGCGGCGCGTTCGAAAGCCTTGGTGGCCGAGCGCAGATTGCCAGAGCCGTAGTCGATAATCGCGACGCGCATTATTTGCGCCCTCCGTCAAAGCCGAAGAGACCGAGCGAAGTGGAATGACCCGGCCGCATCTGCGGACTGGAAGCCTGGTTCCATTCGGGCACCTTCAGATCGGCGCCGGTCTCGATGTTGGAAAAATAGATCTCTTCCGCAAGATCGATCGAGGAAGCGCTGATTGCGACCTCCTCGCGCCAGCCGCGGGCGGCAAGGCCGCGGATACGGAAATTCTGTCCCTCGAACCCGACGAGCAGGTTCACGCCGAAGGCGAGAGCCATTCCCGCCGGCCCGAAGCCTGGTTCTTCCGCCAGCACGCCGCCGATCGCCTGCAGCGCGAACGCAATGATTGCGTGAAGCCAGAGGCGATGCGCAAGCAGCCAGATCCAGGGAAAGAGGAAGGCAAGCCACGAGAAACCGTCACGGATCGTGCGCGTATCCTCGCGCTGACCGTCAGGCGGAACAAGAAAAACGTAGCTGGATGCCATCTGACGCTCCCTGATGGGGCTCAGGCGAGCGTGCCCTTTGTCGAGGGAACGCGGCCTGCCTGCCGTGGATCGATCTCTGTCGCAGTGCGCAGAACGCGGGCGACGGCCTTGAAGCATGTCTCTGCAATATGGTGGTTGTTGGCACCATAGTGATTGAGAATATGCAGCGTGATCCCGGCATTCTGGGCAAGCGCCTGGAAGAATTCGCGCACCAGTTCGGTATCGAAAGTGCCGATCTTCGGCGCGCTGAAGGAAACGTTCCAGACGAGGAAGGGGCGGCCGGAGAGATCGACGGCAGCCTTCGTCATCGTCTCGTCCATGGCGAGATCGATCGAGGCATAACGCGTGATGCCGCGACGGTCGCCGAGCGCCTTGGCGATCGCCTGGCCGATGGCGATGCCGGTATCCTCGACCGTATGATGGTCGTCGATATGCAGATCGCCCTTGGACTCGATTTCCATGTCGATCAGCGAATGTCGCGAAAGCTGATCCAGCATATGGTCGAAGAAGCCGACGCCCGTCGAAATCGTCGATTTGCCGGTGCCGTCAAGATTGACGGAAACGGAAATGGACGTCTCGTTGGTCTTGCGGGAAACACTGCCCGTGCGGCTTGCTGCGGTCTCGGCCATATGGCTTTCTCCTTGAAATCAAGGTGGTTCCTTATCAGGCGGATTGCGAAATATCCAGAAGCGTGGGGGCAGAAAAGGAAGGCCATTTGCAATCGTCGCGGGCCCTCTTACATAGGGTTCAACAGGGCCGGCGTTCGGCCCGCTGGAACCGCCCGCGTGCCGGGCAACAGGTGTTAGATGACGACAATTATTACAGTTCGAAAAGGCGGCAAGGTCGTGGTGGCCGGCGACGGTCAGGTCAGCCTCGGCCAGACCGTCATGAAGGGCAATGCCCGCAAGGTCCGCCGAATCGGCAAGGGCGAAGTGATTGCGGGTTTCGCTGGTGCGACCGCCGATGCCTTCACCCTTCTGGAAAGGCTTGAAAAGAAGCTGGAACAATATCCGGGTCAGCTGATGCGCGCCGCCGTTGAGCTCGCCAAAGACTGGCGCACCGACCGCTACCTGCGCAATCTCGAAGCCATGATGCTGGTCGCCGACAAATCGGTGACGCTCGCCATTACCGGCAATGGCGATGTGCTGGAGCCCGAACATGGCGTTGCCGCTATCGGTTCGGGCGGCAATTTCGCGCTTGCCGCGGCTCTCGCACTTACCGACACAGACAAGTCCGCCGAAGACATTGCCCGTCGTGCGCTCGATATCGCTGCCGACATCTGCGTGTACACGAACCACAATGTCATCATGGAAACGCTGGACGCGGAATGACGGAATATGTCTTCCGTTCCGTCACGGTGGCTGATCTGCCCCTTCTGGCCGAATGGCTAGGGAAGCCGCATGTCCGCCGCTGGTGGAGCGAGCCGGAAGAGGCACTGGCCTCGATCGAGGAGCATCTGCATGATCTGGCGGTCGAGCCCTATATCGTGACGCTCGACGGCAGGGATTTCGCCTTCATTCAGGTGGCTGATCTCGATGGTGAAGACGATGCTGCACTGGACGGCCAGCCCGATGGTACCTGCGGCATCGATCAGTTTATCGGGGTCGCAGCGCTTCTGGGAAAGGGTCACGGCCCGGCCTTCATGGCGCAGTTTTGCCAGTCGCTTTTCGATAGGGGCAAGAACCGCGTGCTGGTCGATCCGCATCCGGACAACGCTTTCGCAATCAGAGCCTATACCAAGGCAGGCTTTCAAAGACTTGGCGAAACTACTACGAATTACGGCCGGGCGCTTCTGATGGCCCTGGACCGCCAGGAGAATGATAGACAATGACCACTTTTTCTCCCCGCGAGATCGTTTCCGAGCTCGACCGCTACATCATCGGCCAGCATGAGGCAAAACGCGCTGTCGCGATTGCGCTCCGCAACCGCTGGCGCCGTCATCAGCTCGATCCGAGCTTGCGTGACGAAGTCATGCCGAAGAACAT
This genomic window contains:
- the hisH gene encoding imidazole glycerol phosphate synthase subunit HisH; amino-acid sequence: MRVAIIDYGSGNLRSATKAFERAAREAGIEAEINLTDKAEIVAAADRIVLPGVGAYADCRRGLDAVPGMTEALLEAVEKRAQPFLGICVGMQLMSSRGLEKTVTQGFGWIPGDVVEMTPADPELKIPQIGWNTLNLKYEHPLFDGIPTGPDGLHAYFVHSYHLAAENAGDVIATTDYGGPMTAFVGRDNMAGSQFHPEKSQKLGLALIANFLRWAP
- a CDS encoding DUF2628 domain-containing protein: MASSYVFLVPPDGQREDTRTIRDGFSWLAFLFPWIWLLAHRLWLHAIIAFALQAIGGVLAEEPGFGPAGMALAFGVNLLVGFEGQNFRIRGLAARGWREEVAISASSIDLAEEIYFSNIETGADLKVPEWNQASSPQMRPGHSTSLGLFGFDGGRK
- the hisB gene encoding imidazoleglycerol-phosphate dehydratase HisB translates to MAETAASRTGSVSRKTNETSISVSVNLDGTGKSTISTGVGFFDHMLDQLSRHSLIDMEIESKGDLHIDDHHTVEDTGIAIGQAIAKALGDRRGITRYASIDLAMDETMTKAAVDLSGRPFLVWNVSFSAPKIGTFDTELVREFFQALAQNAGITLHILNHYGANNHHIAETCFKAVARVLRTATEIDPRQAGRVPSTKGTLA
- the hslV gene encoding ATP-dependent protease subunit HslV, with the protein product MTTIITVRKGGKVVVAGDGQVSLGQTVMKGNARKVRRIGKGEVIAGFAGATADAFTLLERLEKKLEQYPGQLMRAAVELAKDWRTDRYLRNLEAMMLVADKSVTLAITGNGDVLEPEHGVAAIGSGGNFALAAALALTDTDKSAEDIARRALDIAADICVYTNHNVIMETLDAE
- a CDS encoding acetyltransferase — translated: MTEYVFRSVTVADLPLLAEWLGKPHVRRWWSEPEEALASIEEHLHDLAVEPYIVTLDGRDFAFIQVADLDGEDDAALDGQPDGTCGIDQFIGVAALLGKGHGPAFMAQFCQSLFDRGKNRVLVDPHPDNAFAIRAYTKAGFQRLGETTTNYGRALLMALDRQENDRQ